One Acropora palmata chromosome 2, jaAcrPala1.3, whole genome shotgun sequence genomic window, ATTATAAGGAGTTGAGTCtagaaaagacaaacaataattattggtgttGAGCTATTTCGGTTAAAAACCACAAGGAGTCAGCCAGCATCGACATGGAAATTTTGTTAGAAATTATTCTTCATTCCTgacagttaatttttttttcttcaacaaatgacaaataaataaatcgaGCGTTAAAGCTGTTGGCTTGACTTATGACAACTAATTGAGCCCAAAAGGTTTTTGAGGACTTGTGAGGAGTATTAAAGTCGATCTCTGACAGTTAGATTCAAAACGAAACGTAAAAAGGGAAGCGAGGCTTTTGTAAAACATCACTACAAAAGTCAACTTAAATCATAAATAGCTTGCTTCGCACCCAGTTGCCACGATTGGTAAATATGTATTTAAGCCGAATGTCGTGAACTTGGAAAGACAATTTTGCTTCCTTGGGTGACAGAGGTTAAAATGTGACGTGTTACGTAAAAAATCAACCTTAAGAGCATTTATCAGTTGTGCCGGTGGCTACCATAAACAGACAACAAGTACACGCAACTTGCAGCACAAAAGATCAATtcacaaaaaacaaatgcaacTCCAAACAAAAGTCTCTGGGATGAATTTGTTCCCAAGAGACCGCATTTCTACATTAGACATTATACACCATAAATAAAAGACGGGTCTCTCATATAAGTCTCATACAGGAAGAACGACCATGGGTAAACAATCTAACCATGATTTCTACCAGTTCTTTGGTTCTGAAAATAACAGTTTTCTCACCATGTCGTCCACAAATTCCAAAGTTGCTTGCTCCCGGATAAAATCTTCGGCGATACGTTCCACCTCCTTCTCGTCAAGTTGATGTCCGGACAACTTTTCACTCAGTTCGTATGCATCTATGGTCTAAGAAAACCGTCGCCGAAAAACATTAGACCAAAAAGAAGACAGAAAAGCTGAAACTGGAAAAGACACTCTAACCTGTGTTACGCGTTCGTGAATTCTCGTCAATTCTTCCTGAGTTTCGACAACTTGTCGTACCGCTTTCTTTCTAGCGTTGTCTTTGATGATTGCAAGCGCTGGCGCATCGCCACGCAGAGAAAAATCATCCAATTCCAACATTATGTCTTTGAGAAGGAACTAACCCATGATTTGATCACGATTATCACCCAGTCGCTATGTCAACGTTGTGAAAATATCGACTTCAAATAttccattgtgttgccatatAAACTGTTTGTATGGGCTCGTCCACCCTTATCACAGAGAAAATCCGCTGCAGGGAGGGGTGCGGGAACAACAGCCGCGCCGAGACTGAAGTCTCTTGAACAAGGAGCCGCAATTCCGGATTCTCCACCAAAACACGGCAAACAGCGAAAAAGTCAGACTGTGAAGTTTGCCTCTCGATCAACTTAGAGACTGCTTGCCGCCTAagtaaaagtgaagaaaaagaacaaaggaTACGTTTTCTTTCAGCTACCCTAAAAATTCTGATCAATTTTTTTGGTGCTTTGTTTCCCCAAGccttagaaaaaaaagtccTTTTTACATTAGTTCTGATATCAAAAACAAGTCAcattttaaatacaaaaatgactgacacattgtttttaatttatcaATGTGTCAAAGAGCACTAACAGTTTCTCGAATGCGTAGAATAAATGCATAAAACGCttcataaaatttaatttcagaaTCAGTAGCGGCACCTCTTGACGCTCCttcccgagatttcggccggAAGGTCGCTTACACCAGAAAACTTTCAGCATACCTGTACCCTGGCAGGCTAGAAGTGAGAGAAACGTTGGCCACTGACCCATACGAGACCGGCAGACCCTATCTGTCCATGTGCAGGAATAACTGCCGTATATATTTGAAAACGGAATCAAGGTAacttccatgtggtacgtacTAGTGCGGACAAGCCCCAGGAAAATGCTGTTTCCTGCCTGTTGGCTGAAGTTAGGCCTTTTTggacaacctcgttcccagggtctttcgtctTCCCACAAGAGGGAGTGGTCGAAGAAAGACCACTCCCTCTTGTGGGAAGACGAAAGACCCTGGCAACGAGGTTGATATGTTGATAGCTGAACGTGTCTTTTCCTAATTAATGCAAATCCTTTTAGTTAACTCCGTTCTGAAAATAGCTTCACGAAAACTGCCGAAGTTCTGACCTCAAACCCAACAACATGTCAATCAGATACGACGTCGTCGCTCGTTGTTTGAGAACAGAGAGCTTTAGCAAGGGGCATTTTTCAGCCACGGACGAAAACCGGAAACGCACATTCTGCATACCAGGGAGGGATCTATCctagattttcaaagtaaacgTTTCTACCAGTGAAAATAGCCATTCCTACTCGTTTACAACAACTATACCGTCCCCTTTGGGTAGTCAAAGTAGCATAGTGTTTGGGATTCCACTCTCCGATATCAGTTAAATCGATCTCTAAAGttactccggttttcctccCAGTTTATCAATATAGAATCCTAGATAAAAACATCTGGTCCTATAGCTAATAGTAATGAATATGAGTATTCTGTAATGAATGACTACATGTTCGTAGAAAAAAAGATACATCTCTGACATGATCCAAGAAATGGATTAGTACCAATCAACGCTATAAAGGAAAAGCTTTTCAGCGCCAAATGAATTGCTTCAGGGAGGTATCCAGGGAATGCTTTCAGGGGTCAGCTGATTTAGGAAGGCAACGGGATCGTCACTTGATGACAGCGAGCGCAGCACAAGCACCCAAATACCGTCGAACTATAACAGTACCCAGACTGCTACGCACGCCCTTCCGTTGTCATCTGACGTTTCCACCCTGTTGCTGGATCAGCCTATTACAGCAAACGGGTCTACTCCGTAACATGTGCCCTCGGAGTTGGTGAAGAGTTTTGTGGGCCCTGCTCATCAACCCCGCttgaaagtgaagatttttGAAGCAGGAACCGAAACAATGTAGAGTTTTAGTTCCATTTTTCGGCTGGCCAGACAAATACGATGAACATTTACAGTACTGATATTATATTAACTCCACGTTGTATCTTCctctttcaaaaattttcactttgtGCATCAACTTTAACAAACTTTGTTTGATGCAACGTGCACCAGTGGAATTATTGTCAACAGTTCCTTGCTGAATCCGGGAATTTTGTTCCCGCTTCAAAAGCGACGATTTGTACATGCTACAGATAAAACACTTGGATAAAATTGATAGcgcaacaaggaaaaaattcattttgggCACGACAGCATTTGCTTCTATAATCTTTTGCGGAACTCTTTCATCACCTACAATTCGTGTTCCCAAATCACCAAAGTTCAAGTTACCCCCGGAGTTTATAATCATCCGCGCTTAAGCAGACAGCGCTAAGTCACTCACTGCGCATGCGCGCATTCAcgattgaaaataaaatggctaATTGGAAGGTCGTGGATTGCAGCAGGGCTTATCAGTCAAACCGTGGCGCAAAACTAATCAGAGGTGCCTATATCCCTTCACAGATGCACTGTTCACATTTCATGATCTGCTCTTCAACGCAAATGCAAGGGAATGAAATTGGACATAGTTTGTTGCTTCTCTGGctcaaaatgaatgcaacttgaCGCAAGGTTTTGACACTCCTGTCTAGTGTCTTCATCAGGGCTGATAAGAAGTTGCTAAGCGACTCCTTTTGTACACTCACTAGTGAgcgtttattctcattaatgAGGTGTAAATTTTGAATGCATAAAAGGAGTCGCGTAACAACCTTCCATCAGCCCTTGACAGGGCTGTCAAAACGTAAGGTCTTGAATCGTAACTTctcaaattaataaataattcacgaagagaaaacaaaggaaatcactagTGTGAATGGTGTTTGgataattgtgtcaataacaaactGCTCGAATATAATTGGTTGTTGACAGtccttattaattttatggcTGAATTGGCAGTTTCGggtccaaactgtccgatttgaccTGTCCAATTACAAACCTTTTGTAACCGGACTGGCCAAATAGGACAGTTAAGCAGCCGCTAAAAACTAAGCAATTCATTCCACTTGCCAATAAACTTAACTGTCTAAACACTTCGAAGGTGGTTaaaaactcggctgcgcctcgttttttcaacccacttctcagtgtttggatatccgATGAAACTCTATTCCTTGTGTTTAATGTATTACTTTTAACTATGTCTGATTGGGTTTTGCTAAAAGCGGGCCCGCGGCCCAGTCCTGattttccacagttttttGTCCAATGGTAAATCCACGCACATGCACAGATCGGGTTTGGGCGTGCAACGAACGTGGTCGATGGTGAGTTTGAATTCGTTTACCATTTAATCATTTGAATCGTTTGACAATACACTCTTTTTGGCGCGTTTTCGATCGTTTGATCAATGAAAGTTTACCCCCTTGAAAAACGTTGTTCTTGCTGGTAATTTCCTGACGATTACCACTTTTGACAAGATGGAACTTGACGAATTTTGAGAACAATCCAATTCAACAAGAAGTCTCTGACATACCGAACACTTCATGCGTTGAGTCGTTTCGTgcacgaaaacaaatttttcagaagTTATACACCCTCTAAATTTTTCGAGAAgcaattttcctttgttaaaAGCTAGACCAAACTCTTATCTTTTGACTGCCGaccttgttttttcactttaagcaCAGGTGTTTTTTTCCccaatcattttaaatgaagCCGCACTTGAGCCCACGTTCAATGCCGCAGCGCAATGACGTAGCCATTTTCGTTTTTCAGCTCTGCATTCTCAAACCGGATGCAGATCTATGCATGCGCATGGATTTACCACTGGAGAAAAATTGTGGAAAATCAGGACTGGGCCACCGGGCCCTCGTGGGCCGTGGGCCGCTGGGCTGTCGTGGGCCGCGGGACCGCGGACCGCGGGGGTAGGTACGTGATGTATGGGGACATATATTGCACCGAATACATAGCTCTCTAAACCTTTATTTACTTAATCGACGTGCTTTACCaacttgaggtgcttggctTAATTAAGGCGCTCGGCTTACTTGAGGTCCTCGACTTACTTCacgtgcttgacttacttgacgTGCTTCACTTACATGACGTGCTtagcttacttgaggtgcttcaCTTACCTGAGGTGCCggacttacttgaggtgcttggctCTCTTGAGGTGCTTACCGTACTTGAAGTGCTTAACTTACTTAAGGTTTTTGCcgtacttgaggtgcttgacttacttgactTACTTGACTTACTTGACGTGCTTCCCGTACTTGAGTGCTtggcttacttgaggtgcttgacttacttgaggtgcttggctTACTTGAGATGCTtggcttacttgaggtgcttggctTACTTGAGATGCTTGGCTTACTTGAGGCGCctgacttacttgaggtgcttagCTCACTTGAGGTGCTTAGCTTACTTTAGGTGCctgacttacttgaggtgcttggcttacttgaggtgcttggcttacttgaggtgtttgacttacttgaggttCTTGCCGTACATGAGGTGCATCACTTACTTGAAGTACTTGCcgtacttgaggtgcttggctTACTTGAGGTACTtggcttacttgaggtgcttgacttacttgaagtgcttgacttacttgaggtgcttggcttacttgaggtgcttacCGTAGttgaggtgcttgacttacttgaggtgcttcaTTTACTCGacgtgcttgacttacttgaggtgcttcaTTTACTCGacgtgcttgacttacttgaggtgcttagCTCACTTGAGGTGCTTAACTTACTTGCTTGAGGTGCTTGGCTTAGttgaggtgcttgacttacttgaacTGCTTGACCTACTTAAGGTGCTTGCCGTACTTGaagtgcttgacttacttgaggtgcttcaCTTATTCGacgtgcttgacttacttgaggtgcttagCTCACTTGAATTGAGGTGCTTGAGTTACTTGAGatgcttgacttacttgaggtgcttgacttacttgaggtgcttacCGTACTTGAAGTGCTTACCGTACTTGAAGTGCTTGACTTACTCAAGGTGCTTGCCTCACTTTAGGTGCTTCATTTACTCGACGTGCTtggcttacttgaggtgcttggcttacttgaggtgcCTACCGTACTTTaagtgcttgacttacttAAGGTGCTTGCCGTGCTTGAAGTGCTTGACctacttgaggtgctttaCTTACTCGacgtgcttgacttacttgaggtgcttgacttacttgacgTGCTTTGCTTATTCGacgtgcttgacttacttgaggtgcttagCTTACTTAAGGTGCTtagcttacttgaggtgcttgacttacttgagtTTCCTGCcctacttgaggtgcttgacttacttgaggcGCTTGCcgtacttgaggtgcttgacttTCTTCTGGTGCTtggcttacttgaggtgctgaCCGTACTTGGAGTGCTTGACTTGCTTAAGGTGCTTGCCGTACTTGCGCAGCTTGACTTCCTTGAAAGGCTTTCCGTACTTAACGTGCTTGGCTTACTTTGAGTGCTCGACTTAAttgaggtgcttgacttacttgaggtgcttcacttacttgaggtgcttggctTACTTCCGctgcttgacttacttgaaaTGCTtagcttacttgaggtgcttagCTTTCTTTAGCTGCctgacttacttgaggtgcttggctTTCTTGAGGTGCTTCACTTACTTGAGGTTCTTGCCGTATTTGAGGTGCTTGgtttacttgaggtgcttgacttacttgattTTCCTGCCGTACTTGAGGTGCatgacttacttgaggtgcttgctgtacttgaggtgcttggctTACTTAAGGTGCTTGACTTAATTGAGGTGCTTGCCTTGCTTGAGGTGCTTCACTTACTCGACGTGTCAGGCTTCCTTGAGGTGCTTAGCTTAATTGAGGTGCTTAGCTcacttgaggtgcttgacttacttgagttgcttgacttacttgaggtaCTTGACTTTTttgaggtgcttgacttacttgagttgcttgacttacttgagctgcttggcttacttgaggtgcttgaccAATGTCCGGGCCGGACATGTAAAGCGGTTAGGAAACACAAGAACAGACTTCCGAAACACAACGAGTTTAACGTAGACGGAGAATATCACAAGCGCAACGACCGATGCCAACTTTCAATCTGGATTACAGTCTTGTGAAAAGCCGTAATAACCTTCGAGATATAACAAAAATTGCTTGGCGAAAAGAGATTCGATGAAAACGACCTAACAGCTTACCATAATGATGAAATGACTCGGTATAAGCGGTAAGAATTCACAGCTCTGGCAAAGTGTACACAAGCGATTCACCACGTGGGTTTGTTTGTTAAGAAGAAAAGCTACCAAAGCATCATGGTCTTACATAGTCCTAATAACTGGAACAGTGGACTGGATTCACCATCAGCGACCATTGTTGAGGAATAGCCTTAACATTCCGGGGGGTGGGGCTGAACGAACCCGACATGAAACGAAATCTAAAAAGGGCTTAAGTGTTCATTAATCAACAATTTAAGGCCAGCTAACTCAGCTAACTTCAGTGTTCAGTTATGACCATGTTCACAGCACTCACGTGCTCCCTATTCATCATGCTGCTTCTTCAAGAAGGCATAGCTTCGTTACAGGTCGAACGAGTCTCGAAGTCTTGGTTTTCACCTCTGCAGTACGCACACACGCATCTTCACCTGGAAACACTTTAGTGACGCGGCCTAGCAACCAGCGGCACCTTGGGAGAGTGTTATCTTCAACAAGAACCAGGTCGTTCACCGCCAAGTTCCGCCTGTTTAATAGCCATTTGTGGCGATGCTGCAACGTGGGAACATATTCTCGAACCCATCGGGACCAGAAGCAGTTGCCGATGAATTGAGCTTGACTCCATTGTTTGCGCGAGTACACGTCCTCTTTGGCGAATATTCCTGGAGGTACAAAGAGGTTTCGTCGCTGTACAAGAAGATGGTTTGGAGTAAGCGGTTCCATATCATTAGGATCATCACTGGAGGATCAAATAGGACGACTGTTCAAGATTGGCGTAACTTCTGCAAACACCGTACGTAACGCTTCCAAATCAACGAGAGCACTTTGGCTGCCTAGAACGGCCTTCATAGCTTTCTTCACACTTCTAATGAGCCTCTCCCAAACTCCCAACATATGGCTTGCGGCAGGAGGTTGGAAACGCCATTCCGGCAGTGGGCACTTGTACCATTCTACTTCACGAGAATGTAACTCACTCTTGATGCCTTCATCGCTCATATCCTGAACCAGCAGGCGAAGCTCCTCCTCAGCGCCGGTAAAATTCGTTCCGTTATCTGACCATATCTCCTTCGGGCAACCACGAACTGAGATAAATCGAAGCAGGGCTTGGATAAATGTGTCCGTTTCTAGTGAGCTGACATCTTCAATGTGTATAGCTCGGCTGttgaagcaaacaaatatGCAGCCATATACCTTCACTGTGCTACGGCTACGCTTCACTTAGAACGGACCGAAGAAGTCCAAACCGGTGTACGTGAACGGTGGCTGATAAGGCACTAGTCTCTCTTTGGGAAGATCAGCCATGACTTGCTGCAGAGTGGGTGCATTACTCCTGCGGCAGCTCACACACTTGCTTAGGATCTGGCGAACGAGAGATCTTCCTCTCAAGATCCAAAAACTCTGACGAATGACGGATAACACATGTCCACGGCCTGCGTGACCCAGTACATAGTGGTAGTAACGAACTATTAGCATAGACACGTGATGAGACTTTGGGAGGACAATCGGATGAGCAGCCTTGAAGGCTATTGGGGCACGGTGAATTCTTCCTCCAACGCGTATAACGTCATCAATCAGGATAGGACTTAGATTGGCCAGCTTGCTATTGCATTTCACTTGTCTGCCTTCCTTCAGACACACGCACTCGTCATGGAAGTGTTGGCGCTGAACTAGCCGCACAGTTTCCTGACTTGTTTGCAGAATTTCCACCAGCGGAAGAGTGCTTGCTTTAAGATACGCTGGAACCTTCTTTCTACTTCTCTAGACAAAACGCAGCACCCATGACATAACCTTTACCAGGCGTGACCAAGATGAATAGCGCTGTAACAAGACGTCAATTTGAGACGCACTTGAGACAAACATAACAGTTGGTGACTTCCTTATTTCATTGTCTTGAGCAGTCTTATTCAAGGCCTTGTTGGCACAACAAGGAGACGACTTTGCACCAAAAATGTGCACCAGCATTTTGTAGTCTTCAGGTCGGTCTTTAATGCTACCAGGCCACCATAAGAATCTCAGCGCGTCAGTGTCGCTTGGCGTTTCACTTGTCTGGTAAAACGTGCCCTCAACGTCGGCAGAAAAGGCAACTTCTTCTTCACGAAAACGAATTCAGACACCAATCAGGGCATTCATTAAACAAGGTCCTTGCAATAGCTGATCGTTCAAAGATGTGCCATTGTATTTCGCGGCCGCATGAAAGACGACCCTCACCTTCCCTGGTTTGTTAGGGTTTGTCACCGCATGAAGAGGGATGTACCACGTGATATTACTGACTGCAGCAGCCTCTTCTTTGCTCAACCTTCTAGCGTATCCTTTAACTAAGCAGTCCTCAATCGTAGCTCTGTATTTCACCTCTAACTCAGGGTCACGATGGAAACGCCTTTTCAGGTACTGTAATCTCGCTTCAGCTAAAGAACGATTGTAAGGAAGCACAGGATTGATATCTTTCCACAGCAGACCCATCTGATAATGGCCGTCTCGTAGGCAAATTGAGTTTTCGATAAGTTTCAGGGCTCTTCGATCTTCCACAGACAATGCTTTACTTTCAGGCCTCGTGGTACCATAGGATTCAACTTTCCAAAATTGCTCGAGCAGCTTGTCGAGAGAAACATCTTGAGCAGTGACTAGGTTAATTAGCCCCTGGCTGCGGGATTGCACATTTGAGGCGCCACCAAGTATACCCCAGCCAAGACATGACTTAATGGCAATCGGATCATTTGGTTTTCCCCTTCTCACATCAAGGGGTATGAAGACTTCTTGAATGTTAGTGCCGAGTAGGACGGAAATCTTCTTTCTCTCTACCTCTGGGAAGGACACTTGCCGTAAATGTGGACACTGTTCCACAGATCTTGACAGCTTTGTGTGTTTTAGAGGAATCGTAAGATCTTTCACAGCCCATGCAGAGTTGACGTTGTGCACATGGTCATTCTGGCTATCTACTGGCGCAATTTTGAGGTTAACCTTCACTCCTTCTTCCACATCAGCATTGTTGACTGTCGTGAGGGTAAGCTTGCTTGGCGCTCCTTCAATGTTCAGCAGCTTCACAATGGAAGGGTCGATCATTGTGATGTCAGAACCTGAGTCAATTAGACCATGAGTCGTTATTTGGTTCCCAGAATTACTTATCACCTTCACGGGAATAACTTGAAGAAAGACATCACAGGAATCGGATGCTGCACTTGAAACGGTGACAATTGTGCTCAGCAAAGTGTAACAATGTGTGATATGCCTTTCCACAACCTTGCACCTGACTTGCACTTCTTTGAGTTGTGTAAAGATGAACTAATGCAGTTAAAGCatatttttttgctgcttGACAAAGTCATTTCGCTCCTTTGGTCTCACACTGGTACAAGCGATGAGCCTGACGACACATGGGACAGTGCTCACCTCTTACCGATTTCATGTTAACATACACAGGAACTTTAGAATTCACCTGAGGCGGCTTAATTCTGGACTTGACTTTAGGAGACACATTTTCACCACTAACACGACTGAAGAAAGGAtggttcaaaacaaaggctcGTTCTTTAAGAAAGTCCACAATATCCTTAAAGGTTGGCATCATGTGACCTTCACCCTCTAGGCGCTTCAAACGTTCAGCAAATTTAGCTTGCATCCACTTAGGCAATCGCATGATAACTTTCTCTAGATTGTCTGCATTCATTTCACTTAAGTATCCCACGGACTCTAGGGTATCATAGGTAACTTGAGCCATGTCCGCATATTGCTGCAAACTTTCGTTGTCATTAGCTTGTATGTCaggcagtgccgtagcaaggggaggggccgggggagcccgtgcccccccccccagttttttttcctaaaaaccaaaaacagacctgtataaaatgctaaaaataaaatattatcaagcaactgtttgggaagttttcaaaaaacgacctgccgatgaagtctatagactttgcctctaaggcaactcagaataACTACGAAATttctatgatgactctgaaaggtgaaacatttgctggtttcaagatacagagatatatagacggttttctattttgtaattgacgttgcaagtgttatactctgaatgtgcattggtttgctgagacagtgtacgaagtaaataattcgcgatatgcgtaaatcacaaatagctcttggagaacgctggaaatagcatttccaagcctctagatttcaaaattttctgggggagcatgccccacacccccctagcggctcgcgcctccggcggtcgcgtgccccccccacttatattacccttgctacggcactgtcaGGTCCCTTTGTGAGAGACTCCACAGATGCTCTGACCACCTGGAATGGCTGACCGAAACGGTCCTCCAATGTCTTAAGTTCCTTGCCAACTCACCTGGCAATGGCTCATGACGCTGAACCGCAATAAGGGCGGGACCCTCTAAGAACTGTAAAAGGCGTGTCATTTTGACAGCATCATCAAGTGGCTTAGTCTCCACTAGTTGCTTGAACCTCTGGCGAAACGCTGGGTAGTCTTGTGGTGATCCATTAAATTTCTGAACTCGCACATGAGGGAGATCATGGGACGCACTTATTCTTTCCATCGAGGACATGATAGCTGCAAGGCTTTCATTCATATTTGCATTAGATACATTTGTATTAGACACACCGGGCGTAACTGTAGAAATGGTAGAGGTCAAAGAGATCAACGGTCGTGACTGGATCTGATTGTGGCAATGAGCTTCGGCAAGTTTGGACACGTCTCTCCCAACACCTGCCTTTAGTCGCGTTTTTGGCGCCTTGGGTGGTTCACTAAAACATACTCCTCGGTTAGTATGAACACGGTCAGTTGTTGCAGGGTCGTCTGCAGCAGGTGTGGACGTAAGAGGTGGGTTAGCCATTGGCGCAGAGGCGAGAATTAAGCTGCTAGTAATCACTGAAGGCAGAGAAACAATTGGTATTTGGAGGGGTTGCAACTGATTTTCCCTTCCATGTACTTCAAGTTCGGGAGACCACTTGATACCCTCTTGTTCATAGTTAAGTTCAGAAATTTCTTGCTCTGCCAGTAAGGCGTTGTAAACTTGTACCCTTGAGCGTTGAGGAGCACAGTCACTCAAAACACTTTGATATTTCTCACAGGCGGTATCAAGCAAATTATCATATTTATCACAACATGCACAGTATTGCTCCCACGCAGTATTAACTTGAGTTTGTAGGGTTCGTACCCTCACAACATTGCTGAAGTCCTTTAGACTTTCATCTCGCTCGTTACACACTCTTGTAATGGATGCCAAATGTCCACCGCGAGATCTTTGCAGCAATTCTAGTCTTTCATACAAAATTCCACTTTGAGACATAATGCAAATCTTGCACGGCGGCGGTTTCCCCTGATAAATCGGCGACTCACCAGAAGACTAAGATGTGCGGATTAAACACGTAAATAAGCACACATTCCACAGTAAGAAGCGATAACCCATATGGTTATTACACCAATGTCCGGGCCGGACATTTAAAGCGGTTAGGAAACACAAGAACAGACTTCCGAAACGACCGATGCCAACTTTCAATCTGGATTACAGTCTTGTGAAAAGCCGTAATAACCTGCGagacataacaaaaattaCTTGGCGAAAAGAGATTCGATGAAAACCACCTAACAGCTTACCATAATGATGAAATGACTCGGTATAAGCGGTAAGAATCCACAGCTCTGGCAAAGTGTACACAAGCGATTCACCACGTGCGTTTGTTTGTTAAGAAGGAAAGCTTCCGAAGCATCATGGTCTTACGTAGTCCTAAAAACGGGAACAGTGGACTGGATTCACAATCAGCGACCATTGTTGAGGAATAGCCTCAACAACCTACTTGAGGTTCTTGGcgtacttgaggtgcttgacttacttgaggtgcttacCGTAATTGAAGAGCTTGACTTTATTAAGGTGATTGCCGTAGTTGAGACGCTTGGCTTACCTGAGGTGCTTGGCTTACTTAAGGTGCTTGCCGTACTTGAAGTccttgacttacttgaggtgctttaCTTACTCGACGTGCTtggcttacttgaggtgcttagcttacttgaggtgcttgacttacttgaagtgcttgacttacttgaggtgcttggcttacttgaagtgcttgacttacttAAGGTGCTTGCCGTAGTTGAGGTGCTTGCcgtacttgaggtgcttgacttacttgaggtgcttagcttacttgaggtg contains:
- the LOC141870281 gene encoding uncharacterized protein LOC141870281, coding for MSQSGILYERLELLQRSRGGHLASITRVCNERDESLKDFSNVVRVRTLQTQVNTAWEQYCACCDKYDNLLDTACEKYQSVLSDCAPQRSRVQVYNALLAEQEISELNYEQEGIKWSPELEVHGRENQLQPLQIPIVSLPSVITSSLILASAPMANPPLTSTPAADDPATTDRVHTNRGVCFSEPPKAPKTRLKAGVGRDVSKLAEAHCHNQIQSRPLISLTSTISTVTPGVSNTNVSNANMNESLAAIMSSMERISASHDLPHVRVQKFNGSPQDYPAFRQRFKQLVETKPLDDAVKMTRLLQFLEGPALIAVQRHEPLPGELARNLRHWRTVSVSHSRWSEHLWSLSQRDLTVP